GGGGAAATTGCCGTTTGTTTTTACTAAGGTTGCCATGGTTGTTATTGTTTTACTTTTTTAAGGTTTCTGATTCATTGCCCTGCGGCGACGGTTATATAGTATCAACTTTTGTACCACCTGCCCCGGAAAATAAGAGTGATATTTGCATGTTTTTGAATAAAGCATTGATTATCAATGTGATAATGTCTGAGGGTGGATTTTTTAGGCTGTTTTTGGTGATGACAAAATGTCTTAATTGTTGATTTTTTGACAATTTTTTAGTGACATAATGTCGTTTTGTATGAGTGGGGGCATTCGGCACACTTGCAGCAGTAACGTGGGGATAGGCATCCTTATGCTGACCTTTGATCAGTGAGCGGGCTTTTATGAACAAAACATGCAGTGCCGGGGGCGGAGATGATGAGAAATTCCGTAAAGAAAACGACATAAATTTGGTTTTTTGGCATAATTTCTTTCATTTGCATAGGTTATTCCTTCAAATCCTTTCATAAACTTCTTTCTAATGGACAAATCACAACTCGCCGGTTTTGGCAACTGTTTGGTGGCCCAAATCATTGACAGTATCATTTTGGGTATTGCTTTTTCACTTTTGCTGATCCCTTTCGGAGGAATTGCGGCATTGATCGGGCTGAATTCCGACAGCATGGAAAACTCGTCAGATGAAGCGGCTGCGGCACTCATCGGCTTAGCCGGCGTCAGCTTGGCAGGGCTGATCTTATTCAGCCTGATCGCGCCCTTTATCTATGAAGCATTAATGATCAGCTCAGCCAAGCAGGCAACGCTCGGAAAGATCATCATGAAAATTAAAGTGGTCGGTCCGGCAGGAGAGCGCCTTACGTTTGGATAGGCCGTGGGGCGGTCGCTGATAAAATACATCAGCAGCAACTTATGTATTTTGTTGTGGTTGTGGCCGTTGTTTAACCCCGAAGAGCAGGCCCTGCACGATTTGGTTATCAAAAGTTACGTCGTAAAAAGCGCCTGATGTTCAGAAAGGCAGTACTCACGGTAACGGCCCTGGCCCTTACCGTTTTTTATTTTTATGTAGATCCTGCCGTACATTCTTTCGGTCCTCCCTGCCCGGTACATTATACTACAGGTTGGTATTGCTGGGGGTGCGGCGGGCAACGGGCCTTTCATGCCCTGCTTCACGGTCGATTTATCACCGCCTTTCATTCCAATTTACTGGTTTATCCGGTAATTTTGGTGGCAGCTGTCTTTCTGTATGCTGAGTTAAGTGATAGGCCCGCGGCCCGGCATTGGCTTCGTCATCGGTACGTGGCGGCAGTTGTATTGACGGTGTTTATTGCTTTTACGATACTCCGAAATCTGAGGGGCTTTGAATTTTTGGTGCCGCGCTGATATTCCCTTGAATAAAAAGGCAGACTTATCTGCCTTTTATTATTTTTGCGCTTCTTTAACCACTAATTATGCCCACTGAAATGCCTATTGACCTTCGGTCCGATACGATTACCAAACCTACTCAACCCATGCTCGAAGCCATGTTTTCGGCTGCTGTCGGCGATGATGTGTTTGGGGATGACCCTACTGTGAACGCGCTGGAAGAAAAAGCGGCTCGCCTGTTTGGCATGGAAGCGGCTTTGTTTTGTGCTTCGGGCACGATGACCAATCAATTGGCGATCCGGGTGCATACGCGTCCCGGAAATGAAGTGATCTGTGATAAAAATTCCCACATATACCTCTACGAAGGGGGAGGAGTGGCGCTGAATTCGTTCAGTTCCGTCAAATTATTGGACGGGGACCGCGGTCGTTTGAATGCGCAGCAGGTCCGGGATGCCGTCAATAACCCTCAGGATGTTCATGCGGCGGTTTCGCGCTTGGTCTCGCTCGAAAACACGATGAATAAAGGGGGTGGATGTTATTATGATTTATCCGAGATTCAGGCCATCCGCCTGGTATGTAATGAACATGCCCTCGGTCTGCATTTGGACGGAGCGCGACTGTTTAATGCGCTGGTCGAAACGGGTGAAAGTCCCTTGGAATACGGGCGTATTTTTGACAGTATCAGCATTTGTCTATCCAAAGGATTGGGCTGTCCGGTGGGGTCATTATTACTGGGTACCAAAGAGTTTATCACACAGGCCCGACGTTTTCGAAAAGTAATGGGCGGCGGATGGCGTCAGGCGGGGTATCTGGCAGCCGCAGGGATCTATGCCCTTGATCACCACGTTGAGCGCCTCAAAGAAGATCATGCCCGTGCGCGTGCCATCGGCACAATGCTCCGACGATTGCCTGAGGTAGAGGAGATTTTTCCAATCGATACCAACATTGTCATCTTCCGTTTGCCGGATACGATCCCGGCGGTTGATTATGTAGCCCAACTGGCCCAAAAAGGCATTCGTGCCGTCACCTTCGGTAAACACCTTGTACGGTTTGTGACGCACCTGGATTTCACGGACCAACAGTTGGAAGAATTGGAAAAAAGATTCTGAAAAGTTCTTAAAATACGTATTTCTACGCTTGGGTAACAGCAGGAAAATTGGCACTTTTGTTGCTGTAAATAGTAGACAGACAAAACAGGTCTTTTGTCCGGTTTTACGCCCCAAATGTTCATTTTCTCATTTCTAAATCATCCATGAAGCCGTGAAAAAGGTAGTCAAACTCCTGTCGGTAGCATTGGCAGTAAGTGCAGCGGTTTATACCCTTAAAAAACTGCAGGCAAAAAAAGTATAAGTTGAGCCTCATTGTGTGACTCCTTTCTTTTCAAAAATCGCCGTTGAGGAATCAACGGCGATTTTTGTTTGTTCCCTATTCAACGGTATTGGTGAGTTCACATTGTTTAAAGGGAAGGATATCCCGGTCGACGGCCTGCCGTAAAATGTCAGTTGCCTTTTCCGAAAGAGCCATTGATTCACTAATGTGCCCCATTTCGTATTGTATTCTGCTCAATAAACAATAGGCATGGGCGGCTTCGAGACTTTCGTCCCACTCCGTTTGGGGCAGGTGTTCCAAGGCCCGGCGCAGATTTTGCACCGCTGCCGGGTAAAAGGAACGCCCTTGATAAAACTGAATGATACCGTGCAGATAATA
Above is a window of Runella slithyformis DSM 19594 DNA encoding:
- a CDS encoding RDD family protein, translating into MDKSQLAGFGNCLVAQIIDSIILGIAFSLLLIPFGGIAALIGLNSDSMENSSDEAAAALIGLAGVSLAGLILFSLIAPFIYEALMISSAKQATLGKIIMKIKVVGPAGERLTFG
- a CDS encoding threonine aldolase family protein; the encoded protein is MPIDLRSDTITKPTQPMLEAMFSAAVGDDVFGDDPTVNALEEKAARLFGMEAALFCASGTMTNQLAIRVHTRPGNEVICDKNSHIYLYEGGGVALNSFSSVKLLDGDRGRLNAQQVRDAVNNPQDVHAAVSRLVSLENTMNKGGGCYYDLSEIQAIRLVCNEHALGLHLDGARLFNALVETGESPLEYGRIFDSISICLSKGLGCPVGSLLLGTKEFITQARRFRKVMGGGWRQAGYLAAAGIYALDHHVERLKEDHARARAIGTMLRRLPEVEEIFPIDTNIVIFRLPDTIPAVDYVAQLAQKGIRAVTFGKHLVRFVTHLDFTDQQLEELEKRF
- a CDS encoding DUF2752 domain-containing protein; this translates as MFRKAVLTVTALALTVFYFYVDPAVHSFGPPCPVHYTTGWYCWGCGGQRAFHALLHGRFITAFHSNLLVYPVILVAAVFLYAELSDRPAARHWLRHRYVAAVVLTVFIAFTILRNLRGFEFLVPR